The following proteins are encoded in a genomic region of Amycolatopsis sulphurea:
- a CDS encoding TetR/AcrR family transcriptional regulator — MSTASPARQRLIRTASELLADSGVDAVTLRGIAKAAGVSHGAPLRHFSGRAELLSGVATLGFTQLLDRGTQLPAGPPRERVTAACHAYVDFALTNPAMFELMFRRDLIDTEEPQLVAASSAVFDYFAELVRLYVAEAPESRVRTGTDPRLLAASLWAALHGLAQLWLWGGLAGASFAPSPEAALAVSLDAYLGL; from the coding sequence GTGAGCACGGCGTCGCCCGCGCGGCAACGACTGATCCGCACCGCCTCGGAGCTGCTCGCCGATTCCGGCGTAGACGCGGTGACGCTGCGCGGAATCGCGAAGGCGGCAGGGGTGTCACACGGCGCACCGCTACGGCACTTTTCCGGCCGTGCCGAATTGCTTTCCGGTGTCGCGACGCTCGGCTTCACCCAGCTACTCGACCGCGGCACGCAGCTACCCGCCGGGCCGCCGCGAGAGCGCGTGACGGCCGCCTGCCATGCGTACGTCGACTTCGCGTTGACGAACCCGGCGATGTTCGAGCTGATGTTCCGGCGCGATCTGATCGACACCGAAGAACCACAGCTCGTCGCGGCCAGCAGCGCGGTCTTCGACTACTTCGCCGAACTTGTCCGTCTCTACGTCGCCGAAGCACCCGAAAGCCGCGTACGCACCGGGACCGACCCGCGGCTGCTCGCCGCGTCGCTGTGGGCGGCGCTGCACGGCCTCGCGCAACTGTGGCTCTGGGGCGGGCTGGCGGGGGCGAGCTTCGCGCCGTCTCCCGAAGCAGCGCTCGCCGTGTCCCTCGACGCGTACCTGGGGTTGTGA
- a CDS encoding MBL fold metallo-hydrolase — protein MSTGYTGDVPVHGPATGDQLLIDAADEADVLLGLAGSAGLTKVVTTHGHDDHWQALAEVAGKTGAQPADAPHIPVATDCPVRDGDRIRFGDVELTVTHLAGHTAGSIALSYEEPEGIVHGFTGDVLFPGGVGKTTTNRSPCCWRVSRASSSTPIRTAPGSTPVTAPSPHSVPNGRNWRNGAVAAGKRRISALCT, from the coding sequence ATGTCCACCGGATACACCGGTGACGTGCCGGTGCACGGGCCGGCCACCGGAGACCAGCTGCTGATCGATGCCGCCGACGAAGCGGATGTCCTCCTTGGACTCGCGGGGTCTGCCGGATTGACCAAAGTGGTCACGACCCACGGCCATGACGATCACTGGCAGGCGCTGGCGGAAGTGGCTGGAAAGACCGGCGCGCAGCCCGCCGACGCGCCGCACATTCCGGTCGCCACCGACTGCCCGGTCCGGGACGGCGACCGCATCCGGTTCGGCGACGTCGAACTCACCGTCACGCACCTGGCCGGCCATACCGCGGGTTCGATCGCCTTGAGTTACGAGGAGCCGGAAGGTATCGTCCACGGATTCACCGGCGACGTGCTTTTTCCGGGCGGTGTAGGCAAAACCACGACGAACCGTTCGCCCTGCTGCTGGCGGGTGTCACGCGCAAGCTCTTCGACCCCTATCCGGACAGCACCTGGATCTACCCCGGTCACGGCCCCGTCACCACACTCGGTGCCGAACGGCCGAAACTGGCGGAATGGCGCCGTCGCTGCTGGTAAGCGGCGGATTTCCGCGTTATGTACATAG
- a CDS encoding MFS transporter, with translation MPSSPTNRRSAVVVALCFAVLIFDGYDLIIYGATVPDLLAYQPWHLTTASTGLLGSLALFGIVVGALGASTLAAKFTRRKAILISLIWFSCAMALTAAAPSPWLFGVGRVLAGLGLGAAIPSCITVTADFSRGGRKNLNNAIMFSGYAVGGIFSSLLALALLPHVGFRVMFAFGAAPLLLVPVLLKWLPESPADLIRRGRTAEAAAVAERYGLTAVTTSDEPVAAPSIWRGRTGVATVFFCLAGVFGQLLIYGMNTWLPQIMRLAGYSLTSSLAFLVAINTGAIVGSVGSAPLADRFGARPVAAGSFAAAMIALVVLGVGGAPTPVLLVLVAVVGFGSIGSLTLLYGFIGIYYPAASRAAAMSATFGIARIGAVVATLGGGGFLALNLPTTWNFLVWVLPALLGAVAVLTVPAVTADRAAVLSRERG, from the coding sequence ATGCCCAGTTCACCGACGAACCGGCGTTCCGCCGTGGTCGTGGCCCTCTGCTTCGCGGTACTGATCTTCGACGGGTACGACCTCATCATCTACGGCGCCACCGTCCCCGACCTGCTCGCCTACCAGCCGTGGCACCTCACCACGGCGTCGACCGGCCTGCTCGGCAGCCTGGCCCTGTTCGGCATCGTCGTGGGCGCGCTCGGCGCCTCGACGCTCGCGGCGAAGTTCACCCGGCGCAAGGCCATCCTGATTTCGCTCATCTGGTTCTCCTGCGCCATGGCGTTGACCGCTGCCGCCCCTTCGCCATGGCTGTTCGGGGTGGGCCGGGTTCTCGCCGGCCTCGGGCTGGGGGCCGCGATCCCGAGCTGCATCACGGTCACCGCGGATTTCTCGCGTGGTGGCCGGAAAAACCTGAACAACGCCATCATGTTCTCCGGTTACGCGGTCGGTGGCATTTTCTCCTCGCTGCTGGCGCTGGCGCTGCTGCCCCACGTCGGATTCCGGGTGATGTTCGCGTTCGGCGCGGCGCCGCTGCTGCTGGTGCCGGTCCTGCTCAAGTGGCTGCCCGAATCGCCCGCCGACCTCATCCGCCGTGGCAGGACAGCGGAAGCGGCGGCCGTGGCCGAGCGGTACGGCCTCACCGCGGTCACCACCTCAGATGAGCCGGTGGCGGCTCCCTCGATCTGGCGTGGCCGGACCGGTGTGGCCACCGTGTTCTTCTGCCTCGCCGGGGTGTTCGGCCAGCTTCTGATCTACGGCATGAACACTTGGCTGCCGCAGATCATGCGGCTGGCCGGCTATTCCCTGACCTCGTCGCTCGCCTTCCTCGTGGCCATCAACACCGGCGCCATCGTCGGTTCGGTCGGGTCGGCGCCGCTGGCGGATCGGTTCGGTGCCAGGCCCGTTGCCGCCGGGTCCTTCGCCGCCGCCATGATCGCGCTCGTCGTCCTGGGCGTCGGCGGGGCACCCACGCCGGTGCTGCTGGTACTGGTCGCGGTCGTCGGTTTCGGCTCGATCGGATCGCTGACGCTGCTCTACGGTTTCATCGGCATCTACTACCCGGCCGCCTCCCGTGCGGCCGCGATGAGCGCCACGTTCGGGATCGCCCGGATCGGCGCCGTGGTGGCCACGCTGGGCGGTGGCGGCTTCCTCGCCCTGAATCTGCCGACGACGTGGAACTTCCTGGTGTGGGTGCTGCCCGCGCTGCTCGGCGCGGTCGCGGTGCTGACCGTGCCGGCCGTGACCGCCGACCGGGCCGCCGTGCTGAGTCGCGAACGCGGTTGA
- a CDS encoding nuclear transport factor 2 family protein, producing the protein MVHYGAEMTTGISTEGRMTRAGTDGAHRETPRSGHGETESRAAAAFDRWYQAHESADLVALAAVLAENVTVRSLFRPAPVRGRERAVEHFKKTLQAFSDLSMPLLGPIGITAMGVVFGEVRFAGHFTGFLTVRDRRYEGERQPFDVSGVVILHTGNDAVTSVRTLFDRDDWLHQIGIPAH; encoded by the coding sequence ATGGTCCACTACGGAGCGGAGATGACGACCGGCATATCCACGGAGGGTCGCATGACCAGAGCGGGCACGGACGGTGCACACCGCGAAACACCGCGAAGCGGGCACGGCGAAACCGAAAGCCGGGCAGCGGCGGCGTTCGACCGGTGGTACCAGGCTCATGAGTCCGCCGACCTCGTGGCGCTCGCGGCGGTCCTCGCCGAGAACGTCACGGTCAGGTCGTTGTTCCGGCCGGCTCCGGTGCGCGGGCGCGAACGCGCGGTCGAGCACTTCAAGAAGACGCTCCAGGCGTTTTCCGACCTGTCGATGCCCTTGCTGGGCCCGATAGGAATCACCGCTATGGGGGTGGTATTCGGAGAAGTGCGATTCGCCGGGCACTTCACGGGCTTCCTGACGGTGCGCGATCGCCGCTACGAAGGCGAGCGACAGCCCTTCGACGTTTCCGGTGTGGTCATCCTCCACACCGGAAACGACGCCGTCACCTCGGTTCGGACGCTCTTCGACCGGGATGACTGGCTGCACCAGATCGGCATCCCGGCCCACTGA
- a CDS encoding GntR family transcriptional regulator, which produces MGRSARDIAYEHLQRGIANGEYPAGSWLREEDIAVAAGVSRTPVREAIQRLSAQGLVSIERHRGAVVIGWTASDLDNIYDLRVLLECFGIRQTTERKALLDEDALLAICDECDTLLANDGPQAGQLGQLCIDFHLTLYRGMGNRQLVAMLPATLDPPFVREAFHHHTHADLSRAFAQHREILEAIRLGDADWAEGIMRAHLRAGRHSLTRMEWTRPPGEPPASPDEPGSDRATA; this is translated from the coding sequence ATGGGCCGGTCCGCGAGGGATATCGCCTATGAACACCTCCAGCGAGGCATCGCCAACGGCGAGTATCCGGCCGGAAGCTGGCTGCGGGAGGAAGACATCGCCGTCGCGGCCGGGGTGAGCCGAACCCCGGTGCGCGAAGCGATTCAGCGGCTCAGCGCACAGGGCCTGGTGAGCATCGAACGGCACCGCGGCGCGGTGGTGATCGGCTGGACGGCCTCCGATCTCGACAACATCTACGACCTGCGGGTACTGCTCGAATGTTTCGGCATCCGGCAGACGACGGAGCGGAAGGCACTGCTCGACGAGGACGCCCTGCTGGCGATCTGCGACGAGTGCGACACGCTGCTGGCCAACGATGGGCCGCAGGCCGGGCAGCTGGGTCAGCTCTGCATCGATTTCCACCTGACGCTCTACCGCGGCATGGGAAACCGGCAGCTGGTCGCGATGCTTCCCGCGACCCTCGACCCGCCGTTCGTGCGGGAAGCGTTCCACCACCACACCCATGCCGACCTCAGCCGCGCCTTCGCCCAGCATCGGGAGATCCTCGAAGCGATCCGCCTCGGTGACGCGGATTGGGCGGAGGGCATCATGCGTGCGCATCTGCGCGCCGGACGGCACTCCCTGACGAGGATGGAGTGGACCCGCCCGCCCGGCGAGCCACCAGCCTCGCCCGACGAGCCGGGCAGCGACCGCGCCACCGCCTGA
- a CDS encoding DUF2786 domain-containing protein, translating to MPAYDSQLERVRKLLAKAEDPAVTAEEAELYNTKAAELIARHGIDDAVLAAAGHGSDEITVLTLPIENPYSRDKASLLTSIAYPLRCRTLLHRAGQSVESVTVFGFRSDLGRVELLFTSLLLQASTQLNRVRPEQRMFHESLAAYRRTWLNGFARAVHERLQRAEAKAARDHRPTAPGQPSAELVIHDRTTVVQQAFDREYGDLRTASPRRLSGTGYREGHRAGTRATLDPAALSRQRPALPVR from the coding sequence ATGCCCGCCTACGACTCGCAGCTGGAGCGCGTACGCAAACTGCTGGCGAAAGCCGAGGACCCGGCAGTCACCGCGGAAGAAGCGGAGCTGTACAACACGAAGGCCGCGGAGCTGATCGCCCGCCACGGCATCGACGACGCGGTGCTGGCCGCGGCAGGCCACGGCAGCGACGAGATCACCGTGCTGACGCTCCCGATCGAGAATCCGTACAGCCGCGACAAGGCGAGCCTGCTCACCAGCATCGCCTACCCACTGCGCTGCCGGACCCTGCTGCACCGCGCGGGGCAGAGCGTCGAGTCCGTCACCGTGTTCGGCTTCCGCTCCGATCTCGGGCGGGTCGAACTGCTGTTCACCAGTCTGCTGCTGCAGGCGAGCACCCAGCTGAACCGGGTACGTCCCGAGCAGCGCATGTTCCACGAGTCGCTGGCCGCCTACCGCCGCACCTGGCTGAACGGCTTCGCCCGCGCCGTACACGAGCGCCTGCAGCGCGCCGAGGCGAAGGCGGCCCGTGACCACCGCCCGACCGCCCCCGGCCAGCCGTCGGCGGAGCTGGTGATCCACGACCGCACCACAGTGGTGCAACAGGCTTTCGACCGCGAATACGGAGACCTCCGCACCGCCTCCCCCCGCCGCCTCTCCGGCACGGGCTACCGCGAAGGCCATCGCGCAGGCACCCGGGCCACGCTGGATCCGGCCGCCCTGTCCCGGCAACGCCCGGCACTGCCGGTCCGGTGA
- a CDS encoding citryl-CoA lyase, with product MVGLTTSIGFTTEDEIRVQGYRLADELMGTVDFGSMFYLLVTGRLPGHGEAVLFNAVLVALADHGLTPSALAARLTYTGAPEAVQGAVAAGVLGAGSVFLGVFEDTGRMLRASGQEAAHDETEVRRRAKRIVDEYRAAGKRLPGIGHPIHKNGDPRTARLLELAREHGTVGPYIRLMLAVQEEAAASASVPLPLNAGGMCGAVLCDLGIDTSVLRGVAVVSRAAGVVGHLAEEARAPIGRSLWTLAEDVVEYRPLR from the coding sequence GTGGTCGGCCTGACGACCTCGATCGGGTTCACCACCGAAGACGAGATCCGGGTACAGGGCTATCGGCTGGCCGATGAACTGATGGGGACCGTCGACTTCGGCAGCATGTTCTACCTGCTGGTCACCGGACGGCTCCCCGGCCACGGTGAAGCGGTGCTGTTCAACGCGGTGCTGGTGGCGCTCGCGGATCACGGCCTGACGCCGTCCGCATTGGCCGCGCGGCTGACCTACACCGGTGCTCCGGAAGCGGTTCAGGGCGCGGTCGCCGCCGGCGTGCTGGGGGCGGGCAGTGTTTTCCTCGGGGTTTTCGAGGACACCGGCCGCATGTTGCGGGCCTCGGGGCAGGAGGCGGCGCACGACGAGACCGAGGTGCGGCGCCGCGCCAAGCGGATCGTGGACGAGTATCGCGCGGCGGGAAAGCGGCTGCCGGGCATCGGACATCCGATCCACAAGAACGGCGACCCGCGCACGGCGCGGTTGCTGGAGCTGGCCCGCGAACACGGCACGGTCGGCCCGTACATCCGGCTGATGCTGGCGGTGCAGGAAGAAGCCGCGGCGTCGGCATCGGTGCCGTTGCCGCTGAACGCGGGCGGGATGTGCGGTGCGGTGCTGTGCGACCTCGGCATCGACACGTCGGTATTGCGCGGCGTGGCCGTGGTTTCCCGTGCGGCGGGCGTCGTCGGGCATCTGGCCGAAGAAGCTCGGGCGCCCATCGGAAGGTCACTGTGGACACTCGCCGAGGACGTCGTCGAGTACCGCCCTCTTCGCTGA
- a CDS encoding VOC family protein, with translation MSKINYAGLKNLALDRDATARFYREALGIPLVGTTGNRDENYPHRHYYFPSPGRGGSIAFSRSARGLDLEPWFDDADPVPAAREQV, from the coding sequence ATGAGCAAGATCAACTACGCGGGTCTGAAGAACCTGGCGCTCGACAGGGACGCCACCGCCCGGTTCTACCGCGAGGCACTGGGTATCCCGCTGGTCGGCACGACCGGAAACCGCGACGAGAACTACCCGCACCGGCACTACTACTTCCCGAGCCCGGGCCGGGGCGGCTCGATCGCGTTCTCCCGCTCCGCCCGTGGTCTGGATCTCGAACCGTGGTTCGACGACGCGGACCCGGTGCCCGCCGCGCGTGAGCAGGTCTGA
- a CDS encoding helix-turn-helix domain-containing protein: MPVPIESDLLRDPESYARLLERVHEAVLTGLPAPRSPRSVISASWARSLAAQVDPDEGEAPLVVEQAELNDLRTEHPLAAVLPLLRETLVSIADDAEHMMIVTDADGLILWREGATGVLLRADRVALAEGTRWSEEAIGTNAMGTSLATGHPVQIYSAEHLVRRYHTWTCAAAPVRDPDTGALVGSIDVSGPLRTVHPAMLALVTATAQLAEGRLRAQLAVRDEKMRRANMRHLTALRGRPGALLSAGGRVLATESCLLPSTVEVRRGGGTVTLPDGRIATVDPLDEGYLLRVATAGSAPRRKLTLEYLTDGAGSTTVDSRDIPFTLRHAELLTLLALHPRGLSAEQLALQLYGEAGNPVTVRAEIHRLRTQLGTGVVQTRPYRLAADIDADFLRVQAAIRQANAHAATRNFHGPLLADSEAPAILQERESLTVQVRQLALNSADPDTLWSFWETSCGTDDLEVLDALCAVLGRTDPRLAAARAHRARLL, from the coding sequence GTGCCTGTACCGATCGAGTCCGACCTGCTGCGCGATCCGGAGTCGTACGCGCGGCTACTCGAACGCGTCCACGAAGCGGTACTGACCGGTCTGCCCGCACCGCGTTCACCCCGGTCGGTGATCTCCGCATCCTGGGCGCGTTCGCTTGCCGCGCAGGTGGATCCGGACGAGGGCGAGGCCCCGCTGGTCGTCGAGCAGGCCGAGCTGAACGACCTGCGTACCGAGCATCCGCTGGCGGCAGTGCTCCCGCTGCTGCGCGAGACACTGGTGAGCATCGCCGACGACGCCGAGCACATGATGATCGTGACCGACGCGGACGGCCTGATCCTGTGGCGCGAGGGCGCGACCGGGGTGCTGCTGCGCGCGGACCGCGTCGCGCTCGCCGAGGGCACCCGCTGGAGTGAAGAAGCCATCGGCACGAACGCCATGGGCACCTCGCTGGCCACCGGCCACCCGGTGCAGATCTACTCCGCCGAGCACCTCGTGCGCCGCTACCACACCTGGACCTGCGCGGCCGCCCCGGTGCGCGATCCGGACACCGGGGCGCTGGTCGGCTCGATCGACGTCAGCGGCCCGTTGCGCACCGTCCATCCGGCCATGCTCGCGCTGGTCACGGCCACCGCGCAGCTGGCCGAGGGCAGGCTGCGAGCGCAGCTGGCGGTGCGCGACGAGAAGATGCGCCGGGCCAACATGCGGCACCTGACCGCGCTGCGCGGCCGCCCCGGCGCGCTGCTGTCGGCGGGCGGACGGGTGCTGGCCACCGAGTCCTGCCTGCTTCCGTCCACAGTGGAGGTTCGACGGGGCGGCGGCACGGTGACCCTGCCGGACGGCCGGATCGCCACCGTCGACCCGCTGGACGAGGGATACCTGCTGCGGGTGGCCACGGCGGGTTCGGCGCCACGGCGCAAGCTCACCCTCGAGTACCTCACCGACGGTGCCGGATCGACCACTGTGGACAGCCGGGACATCCCGTTCACCTTGCGCCACGCGGAATTGCTCACTTTGCTGGCCCTGCACCCGCGGGGACTCTCGGCCGAGCAGCTGGCCCTGCAGCTCTACGGCGAGGCCGGCAACCCGGTCACCGTGCGCGCGGAGATCCATCGCCTGCGTACGCAGCTGGGCACCGGCGTCGTGCAAACCCGCCCGTACCGGCTGGCCGCCGACATCGACGCCGACTTCCTACGCGTACAGGCCGCGATACGGCAGGCGAACGCCCACGCCGCCACCCGCAACTTCCACGGGCCGCTGCTGGCCGATTCGGAGGCACCCGCGATCCTGCAGGAACGCGAATCGCTCACCGTGCAGGTCCGTCAGCTGGCATTGAACAGCGCCGACCCGGACACGCTCTGGTCGTTCTGGGAAACCTCTTGCGGCACGGACGATCTCGAAGTGCTCGACGCGCTGTGCGCCGTCCTGGGCCGCACGGACCCGCGGCTGGCTGCGGCTCGGGCGCACCGGGCTCGGCTGCTTTAG
- a CDS encoding phytoene desaturase family protein: protein MPSPRTLDVAVVGSGPNGLAAAVLFARAGRSVAVYEAAAEPGGGARSARLFDAGVVHDLCSAVHPMAVASPFFRLFDLEAHGVQLCRSEAEYAHPIDERRAAIAYADLERTCAGLGVDGARWRRFMTPLIERTEEVVETIFGDFRRPPRPGVAALLASRLVGIRAFRGTEARALLAGVAAHAMGRLPSLVGDGIGVLLGHLAHTSGWPVPRGGTEKITEALVADLCAHGGDVHTDARVADLRQLSHARVVMLDLAPQGVLDIAGPLLPEGYRRALQRVRYGPSAAKVDFLVSEPIPWRNPALAQAGTLHLGGTREAVYAAENAVAAGRRAEEPFVLLAQPMAADPSRGLPGKQPIWAYAHVPHGDPLDATDVIRRRIERYAPGFSDMVLASRAVSASELEAYNPNYVGGDIATSAVTVRQVLARPVVRWNPHRTPLRGVYLCSAATAPGPGVHGMCGYYAAKAALRREFGQTEPVF from the coding sequence ATGCCGTCGCCTCGCACGCTGGACGTCGCGGTAGTCGGTTCGGGACCGAACGGCCTGGCTGCCGCGGTCCTGTTCGCGCGCGCTGGACGGTCCGTGGCGGTGTACGAGGCCGCTGCCGAGCCAGGCGGCGGCGCGCGGTCTGCGCGGCTGTTCGACGCCGGCGTGGTGCACGACCTGTGCTCGGCGGTCCATCCGATGGCGGTCGCGTCGCCGTTCTTTCGCCTGTTCGATCTTGAAGCGCACGGTGTGCAGCTGTGCCGCTCCGAAGCCGAGTACGCGCACCCGATCGACGAGCGTCGTGCGGCAATCGCGTACGCGGACCTCGAACGCACCTGTGCCGGCCTGGGGGTCGACGGTGCGCGTTGGCGGCGTTTCATGACGCCGCTCATCGAGCGGACCGAAGAAGTCGTCGAAACCATCTTCGGTGACTTCAGGCGGCCGCCTCGCCCCGGCGTCGCCGCGTTGCTGGCTTCACGGCTTGTTGGGATCAGGGCCTTTCGCGGTACCGAAGCACGGGCGCTGCTCGCTGGCGTTGCCGCGCACGCGATGGGACGGTTGCCGTCGTTGGTGGGTGATGGGATCGGCGTGTTGCTCGGGCATCTGGCGCACACCAGCGGCTGGCCGGTCCCGCGCGGAGGCACGGAAAAGATCACCGAAGCCCTCGTAGCCGACCTATGCGCACACGGCGGCGACGTACACACCGACGCTCGCGTCGCCGACCTTCGGCAGCTTTCGCACGCGCGCGTCGTGATGCTGGATCTTGCGCCTCAGGGCGTCCTCGACATTGCCGGGCCGCTGCTGCCCGAAGGGTATCGGCGGGCGCTGCAACGAGTCCGGTACGGCCCGTCCGCCGCCAAGGTGGATTTCCTTGTTTCAGAACCGATCCCTTGGAGGAATCCTGCGTTGGCGCAGGCCGGAACGCTGCACCTCGGAGGGACGCGAGAAGCCGTGTACGCGGCCGAGAACGCTGTGGCCGCCGGGAGGCGCGCGGAGGAGCCATTCGTGCTCCTCGCGCAGCCAATGGCCGCGGACCCGTCTCGTGGGCTCCCGGGCAAACAGCCAATCTGGGCGTACGCCCATGTGCCGCACGGTGATCCACTCGATGCCACAGATGTGATCCGCCGTCGCATCGAGCGATACGCGCCCGGCTTCAGCGACATGGTGCTCGCTTCGCGGGCGGTATCGGCGAGTGAGCTGGAGGCGTACAACCCGAATTACGTGGGCGGCGATATCGCCACTTCGGCCGTGACAGTGCGGCAAGTGCTGGCTCGCCCCGTCGTACGGTGGAATCCGCACCGAACCCCGCTACGCGGTGTCTACCTCTGTTCCGCAGCCACCGCGCCCGGCCCCGGTGTACACGGCATGTGTGGCTACTACGCCGCGAAGGCTGCGTTGCGCCGGGAGTTCGGGCAGACCGAGCCGGTCTTCTGA
- a CDS encoding SGNH/GDSL hydrolase family protein gives MGYRTFVAVGDSCAEGLDDPYPDRSQYRGWADFVAGRLAEDEPGFRYANLAVRGRRLDQIIAEQLPAAGRHEPDLIALFGGGNDVMSRGWDARTVARRVDAAIRQCTQIAPSVVTFTLSDIAHRMPFGHRMRPRVSALNDAIREASVSYGAKLVDLWPDQAAHDSRYFGPDRLHLSEAGHLRVAGHVLGKLGVPHEEGWLRPLPGRPTPANRLADLRWMWQEVLPVGITRLRNRLTGRSPGDGFLPKRPELLPMAFSEAQL, from the coding sequence ATGGGTTATCGCACGTTCGTCGCCGTGGGCGACAGCTGTGCCGAGGGGCTGGACGATCCGTACCCCGACCGGAGCCAGTACCGCGGCTGGGCCGATTTCGTCGCCGGGCGCCTCGCCGAGGACGAGCCCGGGTTCCGCTACGCGAACCTCGCGGTGCGCGGGCGGCGGCTGGACCAGATCATCGCCGAGCAGCTGCCCGCCGCCGGGCGGCATGAGCCCGATCTGATCGCCCTGTTCGGCGGCGGCAACGACGTGATGAGCCGCGGCTGGGACGCGCGCACGGTCGCCCGCCGGGTGGATGCCGCGATCCGGCAGTGCACTCAGATCGCGCCGTCCGTGGTCACGTTCACGTTGAGCGACATCGCGCACCGCATGCCCTTCGGCCATCGGATGCGGCCGCGGGTCAGCGCGCTCAACGACGCCATCCGCGAGGCATCGGTCAGCTACGGCGCGAAGCTGGTGGACCTGTGGCCCGACCAGGCCGCACACGATTCCCGCTACTTCGGGCCGGACCGGCTGCACCTGTCGGAGGCCGGGCACCTGCGCGTGGCCGGACACGTGCTGGGCAAGCTCGGCGTGCCGCACGAGGAGGGCTGGCTGCGCCCGTTACCGGGGCGGCCCACGCCGGCGAACCGGCTCGCCGACCTGCGCTGGATGTGGCAGGAGGTGCTGCCGGTGGGGATCACCCGGCTACGCAACCGGCTCACCGGCCGGTCGCCGGGCGACGGATTCCTGCCGAAGCGCCCCGAGTTGCTGCCGATGGCGTTTTCCGAAGCGCAGCTGTGA